TGCAGCATCTTCCTCTTTCCATGACCAGCACATGTATCTGTAGAGGTGGGGGCACAGGCTGCAATGAGACCCCAGGCTGCAGAGAAGTTGCACTTGGATTGTTGCAGAGAAGACTGTCATCACATAGTAACTGCTGTGCATGTGCCAGCAAGAGCAGAGTGAGCATGAGTAAGCTTATTATGCGATAATCACACCTTCATCTTTCTGGATAGATAAACTGCTGAGGTATCCAAGTCTGGCAGTGAGGCACAATCAGTGTCTGAGGATGAGCAAGAAGCAACTGGGACCTTTCCCCATTGGAAACATATGTCTGCTTTGATGACATtatctctttctgtttttaaacagaacaTCGTTATTGAATCACCTGTTGCCACTTAATTACCTATGTTTGATTACAAAGAAGTAATCACCTTTTTAGGTACaaacttcttcatttttatatcCTTTCATGGCGTCCCCTAGCAAAACTTCTACATCCATTTCAAAGGCTGCATCAAAATTTCTGTGAGCTATGTCAGGCATGCAGCAGCCCAGCCTCCTATCCTGAACTCTGTGAAATCCAGATCAAGACTTTGAATCCTCTCTGTTATAGTGATCAGACCTATAGGTGCTGACCTATGGGGCCAGTGTTGGTAGGCTGAGCACACAGGCAGAGTACTCAGGTGGGCCACGACTCCCACAGCATGCTGGATCCCGATTGCGGCGCGGAGGAACTCTCTGAGGGGCACACGTGTGGACAGGTGGGTCACCCCGCGGGGCAGGGGTGCTCGCCTTCCCGGCTCTGCTCTCGGAGGCACGCAGCTCCTTTCCTGGGAGCCTCGGGAGCCAGGCCTCCCCCACCGTCGCCCCCGGAACGCCGCCGCCAACCTCGCCGTCCGCGCCGCCGGGGGCGATGCTCCCGCGgctcccgcccgccgccgcgccggggGGCTGCGGCCCGGCGGCCCACACCGCCGTGCCCGGGGCCGCCGGGCcctgcccgcccgccgcgctgcgggagcgccgcccgccgccgcccgcaccCCTCGGCGGAGGCCGCTTCGCCTGCGGCGCGCCCCGGCCCGAGCCGGCCCCCGGCGGGGGGAGGCCCTGGCTCACCTggagaggcggcggcggcggcgcggggggggggggggggagcccCGGAGGGGGAGACGGTGCCCGCCAGCCCCCGCCGGAGCGCCCCTGCCGCGGCCTTTGTCTGCGCTGTCACATGGGCCGCGGTGCGGGATTTAAGCGGGTCTCTGCAGGACATGCCGTGAGCGGCGCGCCGCAGCCCTGCCCGCAGCGGCAGCGCTCCGCCCGGCCGGGGATGCGGCTCTAGCGGCCCCGCTATGAGCGGCTCCTCCATGGCGAAGAGTGAGTCCCGCACTTCGCTGCTGAAGGCGGCGGGGAGCCGGCGGGTGGCGGGCGGCCAACCCCAGCCCCGCGGCAGCCGCGTCCGGGACGGCAAAGGACAAGGCGGGCAGATGGGGAGGGAGctgagccaggagcagctccccgGGGAGCCTAGTGCCCGCAGGCCGCTCTGCCACCCGGGCGCCCGGGAGGACGGAGCGAGGGGTGCAGGGAAGCTGTCACATGGACGGGGGGAGAGCCAGCCCGAGCCGGCGGAAGGAGGTCCAAGGAGAGGCAGCGGCAAGGAACCCGTGCGGACATCCAGGCAGCATCACCACCTCCCGCCGCACGCCAGCCACGGTCACCCCCAGGACCAGCATCACCTCtcagacagggatggggaggaggcagaggaggactTTTTCTTCAGTCACAGGCAGAGGTCCAGCAGAGAGTCTCTGAAGCTCTCGGAAGGCGCTTCACCTCTGTCCAAATCCAGCAGCAGGTGCTCCACCAAGTCCTGCGGCAGCGATCGGTCAGTGGAAGCGGATCCcctcatccagcagctgcaccccATGCTCAGCTCGGTCTTTGGCCAGGTAAGGGGCAAAGCGCCCCTCGCCACCCACCCCTCCCTCTTTTTCCACCCTCCTTCCCTCCgcgcctcctcctcctgcgGCTCACGGACCTCCGGCTCGTCGCTCCGgagccccccgcgcccccgggCGCAGCCCGCAGCTGTAAATGCACTGCTTCCTGGCTGCCCCTGCCGAACTTCTCCCGGCGCTGCGGCACGGCCGGGGCGCTGCGGGGTCGGCCCCGAGGAGGGCTCCGCGCCGGGGACGGGGCGCGGGTCAGAGCCCCCGGCACCCGTCGGCCCCGCCGGGCACTGCGGAGGGCGCTCTCGGTGGTGCTGACGGGGGAAGTGCCGGTGCTTTCCCTGTCGCCGGGGGAAGTTGTGGCTCTGCCTGCTGAGGGtgagagtcagagaagcggatttttaaaagctatttacTTATTAGATTCAATCTCTCTGGCTCCCCGCCTTGCTTTGCTGTATTTGTTTACATCTCCTTATGGTACATTTCTGTACAATCAGCATATGAATCATTTCTGATGGCAGAAGCTGTCAGGAGAAGGTAGTGGGGAGGAcgacaaaaaaaaagatcctgACCCAGTTCCGAAGCTTTCCCAGTCACTATGTTAGAATGGAACAGATGCTTTTGGTGTTTGCAAGCTCTTTCGGTACAAAGCTGTCACTTTTAGCTGCTTTTGGTAGTGAAATTACCCAACAGGGTTACCCtctaaaaatgaaaaggcagagggagactaaattgaaattttcttttagaGACATCTAGGGATGTTACTGGAAAATGTAATCTCTGGGAAGATTAATGTAACTGCAATCTTCCAGAAGCACAATTATAGATATAAGCCAGTAGCCTGTGTGGCTAAGTTCCAGCCCTGGAAATGATTGATTAAACCAGAATTATGATTTCTGGGGTTTATTGTTGAgtcctcttctcttctcttctctttttaaaaattttttcctttttttttttaatgcatgtttGGGAGGCTTTGCAAGGAGCGCATTCAGACTGAGATTATGGAGAGAATTAGAAAAATTTTTGTAATTGGGTGATACACCCATATGTTTAATATGGGAGTGTTGTCTATCTCTGTTCATCTTGACTTCTCCAGATAAAAATCAAAGCACATCTGTTCTCTCCAAAGCACAACAGTTTTCCATCCTCACTGACAGTCTGCTGTTTAGGACTGTTATGGTTATGTTTAACTCAAAACGAGTCTTATCTTTCCTGTGCCAATGGTGCACCCAAAGTCTAGATTAAAATTTTGCTGCAACAATAAGGAAGAGCCTGGTCAGAGACAGATGCTCAGCCAGGTTACAAAAAGCAGTATTCAAGCAGCAGGCTTTGAAATTCGTGGTCTTGGCTCTGACTTACGCTGTAGTTTTGAGGGCAGTGAAGATGTATTCGAGAAGAGATGTTAAGTCTGTGGAGCTGTATGTCCCCAAAGCGTCAGAAATACAAACAAatccatgccctgtctcccacTCATGGAAACCCCTCTGGTTTTGAACTCAGTCCTTACCTGAACAGCATCTTTATTttatctgctctgctgctcacatTCCAGTGTCAAAAGACATTTCTGAAAGCTGTAAATGAAGCAAAATTTATCTGTGGTGTTGAACAATGCCCTTTACAGAAATGAGAGAGATACAATTCTAGTTTTCACTTTTTCACTGAGTACATTGCACCAGTGCTtacgcacacacacaccagcATCTTTCTTTTAGAGCGTAGTGttatttattcccttttctctccGTATTCATCTCTCACATGCTTTCTTTGAAGTAACtatgacagaaggaaaatttaGTGGAGATTTTAGGACTGACTTTTAGGAGCGGGCTGTAATAGATCCCCCTGTACAGGGGCAAGATGGGGAACTATAATTTAGGATACACAAAGAGCTGGTTACAGAAAGAGATACATGaagcttttattttgtaatgaTATCAAAATCCTGTGATGAATAAAAGCTCAGGGGTAAGATGTATGGAAATTCTGTCATGGCACAGAATGATacaaattttgtttctgtgaatgaaaaaataaatgcccAGCATTGTGTGAAAATGCCCAGCATTGTGTAAAAAGGTTTGAGACAGGCAAGGACTTACACCTGCAAGAGCCCAGGCTGCAGCGTGGGCTGTGGCAGGGTCATAGGTGCAGGCAAGTCCAGGGTTGCAGTctgaggctgcaggtgctgtAACACCAGTCTGCTCCATATTGTGATTAGAAGACAGCAACAGCTCCGCAGATAATTCATTTAATATGAGAACTTCTTTCTAGCCCACACAGCCCACTGTGAAACAgttaaaacagtaattttgcTGTACATAGGAGAGGAGCACAGTGATGCATATCcgcagcagcagagcactgtGGTCCAGCAGCACCAGTATATCTTGTCCCAGCTCTACAGATGTGGAACGTCATCACCCTGTTCCATGGTGGTGCAGTGATGTGGTCGCAGATGCAGACACTACAGTGGTACAATCAGATACACAGAAAATATTGCAGGGATGACTCCATGGAGGATGTAATTACTGCAGTAACAGCAAAAAGGAGCAGTTCGGGACTAGAGGGTTGTGTCTGAGGGAGACAGATTTGTAGCTGTGCACAAAAAAAGACGGAGTGAAGGAAGAAGCACTGTGTTTATATAACCAGCACAGCAATATAGTGCACTGTGGGTGTGTACTCCAGAAGAATGCTAAGATACTGCCAGGATACAGGATACAgtgatattttattaattagGCTTATGCTATATTGGTGCGGTGATGTTCTAATACCATTAAGCAGTAATACTCTTTTAGGTTATTTTACCATTTTATAATTGAGTGGTACATTAATTAACAAAAGTAGGGTAGTGTAATGATGCATTAAGTATAAGCCAGGATGTCATCTTAGCCTAATGACATGTTTGCACTGGCTCGGTGCAGCAGTTGCAGAAGAGCGCTCTGCTGTGGAGTTTGTACTGGGTTAGGATGCAGTGCGTGCAGCTCTGAATGCCTGGAGAACACAGCAATGCAGTGGTGTGGTAAAGCAATcctggggcagagcagagatGTGATACTGGTGCCATGTGGTAGGAGTTTGGCAGTGCCTGGGTGTGATAATTGTGGAGTGTTCTAGCCTGACAGAAGAGTTTAGCGGTCTACTGATGTAGTAATACAATATTCCAAACAAGAGCCATTCTATACAGCAGTGGTCACTTCTGGTGTGATATTTGCAAAGGGCTGTGCTGATCTGACAGCACTATCCTGCTGTAGCAGAAGGCAGCAAGTGAAGTATTACCACCATGCTGCAGTTTTGGAAGCATGGCTGTGAGTTAGCATGAGGACAACGCCACAGACTTACTTGGTGACAGTGCAGTGTGAGTATGGGCTGGTTTTGTGTGGGACAGTGGGACAGCAGTGTTTTAAAGTGGCCCTGCAGTGGCAGGAACTCAGTGCAGtgtgagagcagtgctgtgacaCAGGTGTAGTTGGCAAGGGATGTGTGTGTAATAATGCAGCAAAGTGggaaagtggaaagaaaaagggagcgTGAGGAGGATATTTCATATAATTTTGGCCTGATAGGATAGTGTTGGAGTGGCCAAGTGGCAAGAGTGTTGTGAAGCATAAGGGAGCATGCTTACTACCCCTACAGAGCAGAAGAGTATGAGGGTCCTGTAGTGTCTCTAGTGTGGCTACAGATCACAGTTCAGCAACAGGAGTGACCCCTTGGCAGCTGGGGTGGTGGTGAGGTGGCAGCCTGACAGCAAGACACAGTTTATTAAGTGACAACAGtagcaacagcagcacagagaccGGGACAGCagtgcagtggcagcaggaccGCAGTGCAAGTTTTGTGGCATTCCTGGGGCAGCGGTGATGTGGCGGCTGCAGTGCCTACAGTGCAGCAGCCGCTTGGCACCTGGCTCACCACAACTCTGTATGGGGACTGCAGCACAGGGAACTGCTGGCTCTCCTCGCTTCATTCCTCCTGTGCTTCAGCACGGGCCTAGCTGGCACCTTCAAGAAGAGCTTTTTCTGGGCATTTGCTATGCAATATTAATTTGTAAACGATCCTGCCATGTGACACCTGAACGTTTTCAGAGCCGTTTAGCTTTCACACCCTGCCTGACTGTTAAATTTTTCAGTCAAGTGATTCCCCAACAGTTTTCTGTCAATTGCCTCTGGTAGCATGGGGATCAAAGGGGTCCAACAATTGCCGTAGAGAATCATGAAATATTTACAGGGTTCTGCTGTTAGCACTGTGGCCAAAGGAGCTTTTGTATTTCTATTTGTGCAGGGAGTTTAAAGCATCTCCTGCACCATCTTCCATTCCTACTTTAATGTTCACATCCACATTACCATTGAAATAGGGAAGGaatgtttctgcatttcttgtaaaattttccttttcttgtccTGCTCCATCCTCCTTTATTCTTGAGCTTTAGCTCTTCGTAACAGGTTTTAATGGACCTTACAGCAAACTGGGATGACAGAAGTGGCCCCATTTTGGGGCAGGAagtgtccccaggctgcctgtgTGGAAAGTATGTGTCAAGAACATTCTCTTCTCACTAGCCAAGAGCGTGTAGGGAAAAGGTGCCTTGTAAAGGAGAAAAAGCCTCTCACCTTTCTGATCTTCTCATCTGCCAGATGACTTTGCTCCCTCCAATGTTTTTGGCTTCAGCTGATTCTAATGGGAGTTTTGCCCAAGAGCAGCCACTGCATCAGGACCATTTTTGGAGCTCCACCCGTGGAGAACGAGGAAGCCCtggccagctctgccagggaagAGTGGCTCGTGGCTCAGTAACGGAAGTTTTCAGCTGGCTGTGTATTGGCGAGGGAGG
The DNA window shown above is from Corvus hawaiiensis isolate bCorHaw1 chromosome 18, bCorHaw1.pri.cur, whole genome shotgun sequence and carries:
- the CABP1 gene encoding calcium-binding protein 1 isoform X2, which translates into the protein MSGSSMAKSESRTSLLKAAGSRRVAGGQPQPRGSRVRDGKGQGGQMGRELSQEQLPGEPSARRPLCHPGAREDGARGAGKLSHGRGESQPEPAEGGPRRGSGKEPVRTSRQHHHLPPHASHGHPQDQHHLSDRDGEEAEEDFFFSHRQRSSRESLKLSEGASPLSKSSSRCSTKSCGSDRSVEADPLIQQLHPMLSSVFGQDRELRPEEIEELREAFKEFDKDKDGFINCRDLGNCMRTMGYMPTEMELIELSQQINMNLGGHVDFEDFVELMGPKLLAETADMIGVKELRDAFREFDTNGDGEISTSELREAMKKLLGQQVGHRDIEEIIRDVDLNGDGRVDFEEFVRMMSR